From a single Nicotiana tomentosiformis chromosome 2, ASM39032v3, whole genome shotgun sequence genomic region:
- the LOC138905042 gene encoding uncharacterized protein: protein MDATCVNWINKAIKGSSIYGTPVSNSFHQVEGSSDSETSLLLQICHRLNNFRIQAKNYFLTYPHRSLTKDEALTQLQNISTPVNKLFIRVSRELHEDGEPHLHVLIQFEGKYVCTNNRVFDFTSPTRSAHFHPNIQGSKSSSDVKTFVEKDGDFIDFGVFQIDGRSSRGGCQSANDSYAKAINSESTINALKILMEEQHRDYIRDLDKLRANLDRHFCPPKQLFISKWDPQSYVVPDDIEQWLGEVFEDPSARPVKNNSSDRPLSLILEGPSRTGKTAWARSLGVHNYISGHLDFNAKSYSNNVTYNVIDDISLIRVRSPNQS, encoded by the coding sequence ATGGACGCCACGTGTGTGAACTGGATCAATAAGGCTATTAAGGGTTCTAGTATATATGGTACTCCAGTCTCCAATTCATTTCACCAAGTTGAAGGGAGCTCTGATTCggagacctcactcttattaCAAATATGCCACCGTCTAAACAACTTTAGAATTCAAGCCAAGAATTATTTCTTGACTTATCCCCACCGTTCTCTTACAAAAGACGAAGCTCTTACACAGTTACAAAATATTTCTACCccagtaaataaattatttattagggTTTCCAGAGAATTACACGAAGATGGGGAACCTCATCTCCATGTGCTCATCCAATTCGAAGGCAAGTATGTCTGCACCAACAATAGAGTATTCGACTTCACTTCCCCAACCAGGTCAGCACATTTTCATCCGAACATTCAGGGTTCTAAGTCCTCCTCCGATGTTAAAACATTCGTGGAGAAAGATGGAGACttcattgattttggagttttCCAAATCGATGGCAGATCAAGTAGAGGAGGTTGCCAATCTGCCAACGATTCATACGCAAAGGCCATTAATTCAGAATCAACCATTAATGCCCTTAAAATATTAATGGAGGAACAACACAGAGATTATATTAGAGATTTAGATAAATTAAGGGCTAATTTAGATAGACATTTCTGCCCTCCTAAACAACTATTTATTTCAAAATGGGACCCACAAagctatgtggtcccagatgatatAGAGCAATGGTTAGGTGAGGTTTTCGAAGACCCATCTGCGAGGCCAGTGAAGAATAATAGTAGTGACAGACCATTGAGTCTGATACTGGAGGGGCCAAGCAGAACAGGTAAGACTGCTTGGGCCAGATCATTAGGCGTTCATAATTATATTAGTGGTCATTTAGATTTTAATGCAAAATCTTATTCCAATAATGTAACTTATAACGTCATTGATGACATATCCCtaataagagtgaggtctccGAATCAGAGCTAG
- the LOC138905046 gene encoding uncharacterized protein: MPTSKKFRIQAKNYFLTYPYCSLTKDKALTQLQNISTPVNKLFIRVSRELHEDGEPHLHVLIQFEGKYVCTNNRAFDLTSPARLAHFHPNIQGAKSSSDVKTYVEKDGNFIDFGVFQIDGRSSRGGCQSANDSYAKAINSGSTINALKILMEEQPIDYIRDLDKLRANLDRHFCPPKQLFILKWDPQSYVVPDDIEQWLGEVFEDPSARPVKNNSSDRPLSLILEGPSKTGKTAWARSLGVHNYISGHLDFKAKSYSNNVTYNVIDDIPLIRVRSPNQS; the protein is encoded by the coding sequence atgccaacgtctaaaaaatttagaattcaagcCAAGAATTATTTCTTGACTTATCCCTACTGTTCTCTTACAAAAGACAAAGCTCTTACACAGTTACAAAATATTTCTACCccagtaaataaattatttattagggTTTCCAGAGAATTACACGAAGATGGGGAACCTCATCTCCATGTGCTCATCCAATTCGAAGGCAAGTATGTCTGCACCAACAATAGAGCATTCGACCTTACTTCCCCAGCCAGGTTAGCACATTTCCATCCGAACATTCAGGGAGCTAAGTCCTCCTCCGATGTTAAAACATACGTGGAGAAAGACGGAAACttcattgattttggagttttCCAAATCGATGGCAGATCAAGTAGGGGAGGTTGCCAATCTGCCAACGATTCATACGCAAAGGCCATTAATTCAGGATCCACCATTAATGCCCTTAAAATATTAATGGAGGAACAGCCTATAGATTATATTAGAGATTTAGATAAATTAAGGGCTAATTTAGATAGACATTTCTGCCCTCCTAAACaactatttattttaaaatgggacccacaaagctatgtggtcccagatgatatAGAGCAATGGTTAGGTGAGGTTTTCGAAGACCCATCTGCGAGGCCAGTGAAGAATAATAGTAGTGACAGACCATTGAGTCTGATACTGGAGGGGCCAAGCAAAACAGGTAAGACTGCTTGGGCCAGATCATTAGGCGTTCATAATTATATTAGTGGCCATttagattttaaggcaaaatcTTATTCCAATAATGTAACTTATAACGTCATTGATGACATACCCCtaataagagtgaggtctccGAATCAGAGCTAG
- the LOC104116586 gene encoding uncharacterized protein: MPPSKKFRIQAKNYFLTYPHCSLTKDEALTQLQNISTPVNKLFIRVSRELHEDWEPHLHMLIQFEGKYVCTNNRAFDLTSPTRSAHFHPNIQGAKSSSDVKTYVEKDGDFIDFGVFQIDGRSSRGGCQSANDSYAKAINSGSTINALKILMEEQPRDYIRDLDKLRANLDRHFCPPKQLFISKWDPQSYVVPDDIEQWLGEVFEDPSARPVKNNSSDRPLSLILEGPSRTGKTAWARSLGVHNYISGHLDFNAKSYSNNVTYNVIDDISLIRVRSPNQS, encoded by the coding sequence atgccaccgtctaaaaaatttagaattcaagcCAAGAATTATTTCTTGACTTATCCCCACTGTTCTCTTACAAAAGACGAAGCTCTTACACAGTTACAAAATATTTCTACCccagtaaataaattatttattagggTTTCCAGAGAATTACACGAAGATTGGGAACCTCATCTCCATATGCTCATCCAATTCGAAGGCAAGTATGTGTGCACCAACAATAGAGCATTCGACCTCACTTCCCCAACCAGGTCAGCACATTTCCATCCGAACATTCAGGGAGCTAAGTCCTCCTCCGATGTTAAAACATACGTGGAGAAAGACGGAGACttcattgattttggagttttCCAAATCGATGGCAGATCAAGTAGAGGAGGTTGCCAATCTGCCAACGATTCATACGCAAAGGCCATTAATTCAGGATCCACCATTAATGCCCTTAAAATATTAATGGAGGAACAACCCAGAGATTATATTAGAGATTTAGATAAATTAAGGGCTAATTTAGATAGACATTTCTGCCCTCCTAAACAACTATTTATTTCAAAATGGGACCCACAAAGCTATGTGGTCCCGGATGATATAGAGCAATGGTTAGGTGAGGTTTTCGAAGACCCATCTGCAAGGCCAGTGAAGAATAATAGTAGTGACAGACCATTGAGTCTGATACTGGAGGGGCCAAGCAGAACAGGTAAGACTGCTTGGGCCAGATCATTAGGCGTTCATAATTATATTAGTGGTCATTTAGATTTTAATGCAAAATCTTATTCCAATAATGTAACTTATAACGTCATTGATGACATATCCCtaataagagtgaggtctccGAATCAGAGCTAG
- the LOC104099147 gene encoding uncharacterized protein, with translation MPPSKKFRIQAKNYFLTYPHRSLTKDEALTQLQNISTPVNKVFIRVSRELHEDGEPHLHVLIQFEGKYVCTNNRTFDLTSPTRSAHFHPNIQGAKSSSDVKTYVEKDGDFIDFRVFQIDGRSSRGGCQSANDSYAKAINSGSTINALKILMEEQPRDYIRDLDKLRANLDRHFCPPKQLFISKWDPQSYVVPDDIEQWLGEVFEDPSARPVKNNSSDRPLSLILEGPSRTGKTAWARSLGVHNYISGHLDFNAKSYSNNVTYNVIDDISLIRVRSPNQG, from the coding sequence atgccaccgtctaaaaaatttagaattcaagcCAAGAATTATTTTTTGACTTATCCCCACCGCTCTCTTACAAAAGACGAAGCTTTGACACAGTTACAAAATATTTCTACCCCAGTAAATAAAGTATTTATTAGGGTTTCCAGAGAATTACACGAAGATGGGGAACCTCATCTCCATGTGCTCATCCAATTCGAAGGCAAGTATGTCTGCACCAACAATAGAACATTCGACCTCACTTCCCCAACCAGGTCAGCACATTTCCATCCGAACATTCAGGGAGCTAAGTCCTCCTCCGATGTTAAAACATACGTGGAGAAAGACGGAGACTTCATTGATTTTAGAGTTTTCCAAATCGATGGCAGATCAAGTAGAGGAGGTTGCCAATCTGCCAACGATTCATACGCAAAGGCCATTAATTCAGGATCCACCATTAATGCCCTTAAAATATTAATGGAGGAACAACCCAGAGATTATATTAGAGATTTAGATAAATTAAGGGCTAATTTAGATAGACATTTCTGCCCTCCTAAACAACTATTTATTTCAAAATGGGACCCACAAagctatgtggtcccagatgatatAGAGCAATGGTTAGGTGAGGTTTTCGAAGACCCATCTGCGAGGCCAGTGAAGAATAATAGTAGTGACAGACCATTGAGTCTGATACTGGAGGGGCCAAGCAGAACAGGTAAGACTGCTTGGGCCAGATCATTAGGCGTTCATAATTATATTAGTGGTCATTTAGATTTTAATGCAAAATCTTATTCCAATAATGTAACTTATAACGTCATTGATGACATATCCCtaataagagtgaggtctccGAATCAGGGTTAG
- the LOC104108091 gene encoding uncharacterized protein: MPPSKKFRIQAKNYFLTYTHYSLTKDEALTQLQNISIPVNKLFIRVSRELHEDGEPHLHVLIQFEGKYVCTNNRAFDLTSPTRSAHFHPNIQGATSSTDVKTYVEKDGDFIDFGVFQIDGRSSRGGCQSANDSYTKAINSRSTINALKILMEEQPRDYIRDLDKLRANLDRHFCPPKQLFISKWDPQSYVVPDDIEQWLGEVFEDPSARPVKNNSSDRPLSLILEGPNRTGKTAWVRSFGVHNYISGHLDFNAKSYSNNVTYNVIDDISLIRVRSPNQS, from the coding sequence atgccaccgtctaaaaaatttagaattcaagcCAAGAATTATTTCTTGACTTATACCCACTATTCCCTTACAAAAGACGAAGCTCTTACACAGTTACAAAATATTTCTATAccagtaaataaattatttattagggTTTCCAGAGAATTACACGAAGATGGGGAACCTCATCTCCATGTGCTCATCCAATTCGAAGGCAAGTATGTCTGCACCAACAATAGAGCATTCGACCTCACTTCCCCAACAAGGTCAGCACATTTCCATCCGAACATTCAGGGAGCTACGTCCTCCACCGATGTTAAAACATACGTGGAGAAAGACGGAGACttcattgattttggagttttCCAAATCGATGGCAGATCAAGTAGAGGAGGTTGCCAATCTGCCAACGATTCATACACAAAGGCCATTAATTCAAGATCCACCATTAATGCCCTTAAAATATTAATGGAGGAACAGCCCAGAGATTATATTAGAGATTTAGATAAATTAAGGGCTAATTTAGATAGACATTTCTGCCCTCCTAAACAACTATTTATTTCAAAATGGGACCCACAAagctatgtggtcccagatgatatAGAGCAATGGTTAGGTGAGGTTTTCGAAGACCCATCTGCCAGGCCAGTGAAGAATAATAGTAGTGACAGACCATTGAGTCTGATACTGGAGGGGCCAAACAGAACAGGTAAGACTGCTTGGGTCAGATCATTCGGCGTTCATAATTATATTAGTGGTCATTTAGATTTTAATGCAAAATCTTATTCCAATAATGTAACTTATAACGTCATTGATGACATATCCCtaataagagtgaggtctccGAATCAGAGCTAG
- the LOC138905043 gene encoding uncharacterized protein, which produces MPPSKKFRIQAKNYFLTYPHCSLTKDEALTQLQNISTPVNKLFIRVSRELHEDGEPHLHVLIQFEGKYVCTNNRVFDFTSPTRSAHFHPNIQGAKSSSDVKTYVEKDGDFIDFGVFQIDGRSSRGGCQSANDSYAKAINSGSTINALKILMEEQPRDYIRDLDKLRANLDRHFCLPKQLFISKWDPQSYVVPDDIEQWLGEVFEDPSARPVKNNSSDRPLSLILEGPSRTGKTAWARSLGVHNYISGHLDFNAKSYSNNVTYNVIDDISLIRVRSPNQS; this is translated from the coding sequence atgccaccgtctaaaaaatttagaattcaagcCAAGAATTATTTCTTGACTTATCCCCACTGTTCTCTTACAAAAGACGAAGCTCTTACACAGTTACAAAATATTTCTACCccagtaaataaattatttattagggTTTCCAGAGAATTACACGAAGATGGGGAACCTCATCTCCATGTGCTCATCCAATTCGAAGGCAAGTATGTCTGCACCAACAATAGAGTATTCGACTTCACTTCCCCAACGAGGTCAGCACATTTCCATCCGAACATTCAGGGAGCTAAGTCCTCCTCCGATGTTAAAACATACGTGGAGAAAGACGGAGACttcattgattttggagttttCCAAATCGATGGCAGATCAAGTAGAGGAGGTTGCCAATCTGCCAACGATTCATACGCAAAGGCCATTAATTCAGGATCCACCATTAATGCCCTTAAAATATTAATGGAGGAACAACCCAGAGATTATATTAGAGATTTAGATAAATTAAGGGCTAATTTAGATAGACATTTCTGCCTTCCTAAACAACTATTTATTTCAAAATGGGACCCACAAagctatgtggtcccagatgatatAGAGCAATGGTTAGGTGAGGTTTTCGAAGACCCATCTGCGAGGCCAGTGAAGAATAATAGTAGTGACAGACCATTGAGTCTGATACTGGAGGGGCCAAGCAGAACAGGTAAGACTGCTTGGGCCAGATCATTAGGCGTTCATAATTATATTAGTGGTCATTTAGATTTTAATGCAAAATCTTATTCCAATAATGTAACTTATAACGTCATTGATGACATATCCCtaataagagtgaggtctccGAATCAGAGCTAG
- the LOC138905044 gene encoding uncharacterized protein, with the protein MGNLISMCSSNSKGAKSSSDVKTYVEKDGDFIDFGVFQIDGRSSRGGCQSANDSYAKAINSGSTINALKILMEEQPRDYIRDLDKLRANLDRHFCPPKQLFISKWDPQSYVVPDDIEQWLGEVFEDPSARPVKNNSSDRPLSLILEGPSKTGKTAWARSLDVHNYISGHLDFKAKSYSNNVTYNVIDDITLIRVRSPNQS; encoded by the exons ATGGGGAACCTCATCTCCATGTGCTCATCTAATTCGAAG GGAGCTAAGTCCTCCTCCGATGTTAAAACATACGTTGAGAAAGACGGAGACttcattgattttggagttttCCAAATCGATGGCAGATCAAGTAGAGGAGGTTGCCAATCTGCCAACGATTCATACGCAAAGGCCATTAATTCAGGATCCACCATTAATGCCCTTAAAATATTAATGGAGGAACAACCCAGAGATTATATTAGAGATTTAGATAAATTAAGGGCTAATTTAGATAGACATTTCTGCCCTCCTAAACAATTATTTATTTCAAAATGGGACCCACAAagctatgtggtcccagatgatatAGAGCAATGGTTAGGTGAGGTTTTCGAAGACCCATCTGCGAGGCCAGTGAAGAATAATAGTAGTGACAGACCATTGAGTCTGATACTGGAGGGGCCAAGCAAAACAGGTAAGACTGCTTGGGCCAGATCATTAGACGTTCATAATTATATTAGTGGCCATttagattttaaggcaaaatcTTATTCCAATAATGTAACTTATAACGTCATTGATGACATAACCCtaataagagtgaggtctccGAATCAGAGCTAG
- the LOC138905045 gene encoding uncharacterized protein produces the protein MPTSKKFRIQAKNYFLTYPYCSLTKDEALTQLQNISTPVNKLFIRVSRELHEDGEPHLHVLIQFEGKYVCTNNRAFDLTSPARLAHFHPNIQGAKSSSDVKTYVEKDGNFIDFGVFQIDGRSSRGGCQSANDSYAKAINSGSTINALKILMEEQPIDYIRDLDKLRANLDRHFCPPKQLFILKWDPQSYVVPDDIEQWLGEVFEDPSARPVKNNSSDRPLSLILEGPSKTGKTSWARSLGVHNYISGHLDFKAKSYSNNVTYNVIDDIPLIRVRSPNQS, from the coding sequence atgccaacgtctaaaaaatttagaattcaagcCAAGAATTATTTCTTGACTTATCCCTACTGTTCTCTTACAAAAGACGAAGCTCTTACACAGTTACAAAATATTTCTACCccagtaaataaattatttattagggTTTCCAGAGAATTACACGAAGATGGGGAACCTCATCTCCATGTGCTCATCCAATTCGAAGGCAAGTATGTCTGCACCAACAATAGAGCATTCGACCTTACTTCCCCAGCCAGGTTAGCACATTTCCATCCGAACATTCAGGGAGCTAAGTCCTCCTCCGATGTTAAAACATACGTGGAGAAAGATGGAAACttcattgattttggagttttCCAAATCGATGGCAGATCAAGTAGGGGAGGTTGCCAATCTGCCAACGATTCATACGCAAAGGCCATTAATTCAGGATCCACCATTAATGCCCTTAAAATATTAATGGAGGAACAACCTATAGATTATATTAGAGATTTAGATAAATTAAGGGCTAATTTAGATAGACATTTCTGCCCTCCTAAACaactatttattttaaaatgggacccacaaagctatgtggtcccagatgatatAGAGCAATGGTTAGGTGAGGTTTTCGAAGACCCATCTGCGAGGCCAGTGAAGAATAATAGTAGTGACAGACCATTGAGTCTGATACTGGAGGGGCCAAGCAAAACAGGTAAGACTTCTTGGGCCAGATCATTAGGCGTTCATAATTATATTAGTGGCCATttagattttaaggcaaaatcTTATTCCAATAATGTAACTTATAACGTCATTGATGACATACCCCtaataagagtgaggtctccGAATCAGAGCTAG
- the LOC104108092 gene encoding uncharacterized protein: protein MDATCVNLINKAIKGSSIYGTPVSNSFHQVEGSSDSETSLSLQICHHQKKFRIQAKNYFLTYPHRSLTKDEALTQLQNISTPVNKLFIRVSRELHEDWEPHLHVLIQFEGKYVFTNNRVFDFTSPTRSAHFHPNIQGAKSSSDVKTFVEKDGDFIDFGVFQIDGRSSRGGCQSANDSYAKAINSE, encoded by the coding sequence ATGGACGCCACGTGTGTGAACTTGATCAATAAGGCTATTAAGGGTTCTAGTATATATGGTACTCCAGTCTCCAATTCATTTCACCAAGTTGAAGGGAGCTCTGATTCGGAGACCTCACTCTCATTACAAATATGCCACCATCaaaaaaaatttagaattcaagcCAAGAATTATTTCTTGACTTATCCCCACCGTTCTCTTACAAAAGACGAAGCTCTTACACAGTTACAAAATATTTCTACCccagtaaataaattatttattagggTTTCCAGAGAATTACACGAAGATTGGGAACCTCATCTCCATGTGCTCATCCAATTCGAAGGCAAGTATGTCTTCACCAACAATAGAGTATTCGACTTCACTTCCCCAACCAGGTCAGCACATTTTCATCCGAACATTCAGGGTGCTAAGTCCTCCTCCGATGTTAAAACATTCGTGGAGAAAGACGGAGACttcattgattttggagttttCCAAATCGATGGCAGATCAAGTAGAGGAGGTTGCCAATCTGCCAATGATTCATACGCAAAGGCCATTAATTCAGAATGA